In Puniceicoccus vermicola, the following proteins share a genomic window:
- a CDS encoding alpha/beta fold hydrolase, with the protein MNHFYPGMGATSSMYGEPWRKEFDGHFHDWPEWHGETSITDIAKRVIEEHKIESGDTVIGTSLGGIIACEIANLVDLERVILIGSARRKEEVNRILAILHPLIDFAPIPFIQMSSGKLPSDLSDMFRHSDPAFIRNMSKSIFTWKGYDSEVPVLRIHGTKDLVIPNTKETNHEIDGGHLIVMTHPLECIEAIRA; encoded by the coding sequence ATGAATCATTTCTATCCAGGCATGGGCGCGACATCTTCGATGTATGGGGAGCCTTGGAGAAAAGAATTCGATGGTCACTTTCACGACTGGCCAGAATGGCACGGCGAGACATCTATTACCGACATAGCCAAAAGAGTAATAGAAGAGCACAAAATTGAATCAGGCGATACAGTCATTGGAACATCCTTGGGGGGAATCATAGCCTGCGAGATTGCCAATTTGGTCGATTTAGAGCGAGTCATCCTCATCGGATCAGCTAGAAGAAAAGAAGAAGTAAATCGGATTCTAGCTATCCTACACCCCTTGATTGATTTTGCGCCGATTCCCTTCATCCAGATGTCGTCTGGCAAGTTGCCGAGTGATTTGTCTGATATGTTTCGTCATAGTGATCCGGCATTCATCAGAAATATGTCGAAATCCATTTTTACTTGGAAAGGTTACGATAGCGAAGTCCCAGTCTTGCGTATCCATGGGACGAAGGATTTAGTCATACCAAACACCAAAGAGACAAATCATGAAATTGATGGAGGACATCTCATTGTGATGACACACCCCTTGGAGTGCATCGAAGCCATTAGGGCGTAG
- a CDS encoding DUF5069 domain-containing protein — protein MKSTPISAYEKTEGMLYFARMLDKIRKQASGDLRDDFQGNLGKGFDLRCTKYVRVDYDALRSRVLEGGDDKEILHWCYDCGRKLDENDILIWNEFIRKVGYRDFASESLSQRKIESGLGDRNEIETMLEYFEVDEGRA, from the coding sequence ATGAAAAGCACACCAATATCCGCATACGAGAAAACAGAGGGAATGCTCTACTTTGCTCGTATGCTAGACAAGATACGGAAACAGGCATCAGGAGACCTCAGAGATGACTTTCAAGGCAACCTTGGAAAAGGCTTCGACCTAAGGTGCACAAAGTATGTCCGAGTGGATTATGATGCGCTGAGAAGTCGAGTTCTAGAAGGCGGCGACGATAAGGAAATCCTGCACTGGTGCTATGATTGCGGACGCAAACTGGACGAGAACGATATACTGATCTGGAACGAGTTCATAAGAAAAGTAGGATACAGAGACTTCGCATCGGAATCACTCTCACAAAGAAAAATTGAGAGCGGTCTAGGAGATCGCAACGAGATAGAAACGATGCTCGAATACTTCGAAGTCGATGAAGGAAGAGCCTAA